The following are encoded together in the Glycine max cultivar Williams 82 chromosome 8, Glycine_max_v4.0, whole genome shotgun sequence genome:
- the LOC100777160 gene encoding transcription factor BEE 3 gives MAEFTADLQSLRFPFLDIDNMEIQNFMMPFSCESFLGSPEAEFPGNLLEENFPALVQCVDHNEVPVLVPIGSVKNEIHEGQKRKATDICEPSSANSTPAVSESGSKTKNSSGRGKRVKRNSIEDKKPNEVVHVRAKRGQATDSHSLAERVRRGKINEKLRCLQNIVPGCYKTMGMAIMLDEIINYVQSLQHQVEFLSMKLTAASTYYDLNSESDALETMQRARASEVKELGKCVREGSEEVSCFEPTWPWPL, from the exons ATGGCTGAATTCACTGCAGATTTGCAAAGTCTTAGGTTTCCTTTCTTAGATATTGATAACATGGAAATTCAGAACTTCATGATGCCATTCTCCTGTGAAAGCTTCTTAGGCTCTCCAGAAGCTGAATTTCCAGGAAACTTATTGGAAGAAAATTTTCCGGCTCTTGTTCAATGTGTCGATCACAATGAAGTTCCAGTTTTAGTTCCTATTGGTTCAGTTAAAAATGAAATCCATGAAGGTCAAAAGAGGAAAGCAACTGATATATGTGAGCCAAGTTCTGCAAATTCAACTCCTGCTGTTTCTGAGAGTGGAAGCAAgacaaaaaat AGTTCTGGAAGAGGCAAGAGAGTAAAGAGGAATTCGATAGAAGACAAGAAACCAAATGAAGTAGTTCATGTTAGAGCCAAACGTGGTCAAGCTACTGATAGTCACAGTTTAGCAGAAAGG GTTAGAAGAgggaaaattaatgaaaaacttAGGTGTTTGCAGAACATTGTCCCAGGATGTTACAAG ACAATGGGTATGGCAATAATGTTGGACGAGATAATAAACTATGTCCAGTCCTTGCAACATCAAGTGGAG TTCCTCTCTATGAAGCTTACTGCAGCAAGTACCTACTATGACTTAAATTCAGAGTCAGATGCTTTGGAAACAATGCAG AGAGCAAGGGCATCCGAGGTGAAAGAGTTGGGCAAGTGTGTGAGAGAAGGAAGTGAAGAAGTTTCTTGCTTTGAACCAACATGGCCATGGCCTCTGTGA